A single window of Vigna radiata var. radiata cultivar VC1973A chromosome 4, Vradiata_ver6, whole genome shotgun sequence DNA harbors:
- the LOC106758493 gene encoding uncharacterized protein LOC106758493, whose amino-acid sequence MSRDSTRASKKKVSCRRLGGYLKEQKGRLYIIRRCVVMLLCWHD is encoded by the coding sequence ATGAGCAGAGATTCCACGAGGGCTTCAAAGAAGAAGGTTTCATGCAGAAGGCTTGGAGGGTACCTCAAAGAGCAAAAAGGAAGACTATACATAATCAGAAGATGTGTAGTCATGCTACTCTGCTGGCATGACTAG
- the LOC106758100 gene encoding allene oxide cyclase, chloroplastic has product MAAFSSHAIKTIPSFSFQKSVTAKRTSFLTPSNIKPSSPFVSSNHSLAKSLKLNSTLPHSSVTSVPKKSFTCRSQAQPVDSEKVQELNVYEINERDRGSPVYLRLSNKSVNSLGDLVPFSNKLYTGDLQKRIGITSGICILIQNKAEKKGDRYEAIFSFYFGDYGHIAVQGPYLTYEDSYLAVTGGSGIFEGVKGQVKLHQIVYPFKILYTFYLKGIKDLPQELLVKTVEPIPSVEASPAAKALEPNATIAGFTD; this is encoded by the exons ATGGCTGCCTTCTCAAGCCATGCCATCAAAACCATcccttctttttcctttcagaAATCTGTCACTGCCAAACGAACTTCGTTCCTCACACCCTCAAATATCAAACCTTCATCACCCTTTGTCTCATCAAACCATTCTCTCGCCAAAAGTCTCAAGCTTAACTCCACTTTGCCACACTCTTCTGTCACTTCAGTTCCCAAGAAATCTTTCACTTGCAGAAGCCAGGCTCAGCCTGTTGACTCTG AAAAAGTCCAAGAACTGAATGTGTACGAGATCAACGAGCGAGACCGTGGAAGCCCTGTTTACCTTAGATTGAGCAATAAAAGTGTGAATTCCCTCGGTGATTTAGTCCCCTTCAGCAACAAG TTGTACACTGGAGATTTGCAAAAGCGCATTGGCATAACATCTGGTATTTGCATTTTGATCCAAAACAAAGCTGAAAAGAAAGGGGACAGATACGAAGCAATCTTCAGCTTCTACTTTGGAGACTATGGTCACATAGCAGTGCAGGGACCATACCTTACTTACGAGGACTCATATTTGGCTGTGACTGGTGGATCTGGAATTTTTGAGGGAGTTAAGGGTCAAGTGAAGCTGCATCAAATTGTGTATCCTTTCAAGATTTTATACACATTTTACCTAAAGGGTATTAAGGATTTGCCTCAAGAGCttcttgtgaagactgttgaACCCATTCCTTCTGTTGAAGCTTCCCCTGCTGCTAAAGCCCTTGAACCCAATGCCACCATTGCTGGTTTCACAGATTAA
- the LOC106758192 gene encoding uncharacterized protein LOC106758192, whose product MATTEPLPYSSRRRDESEFNLREWNVKARISRENTNSRRYSGSYMRSFREDTRSFRSNIAISSTASSPGYPLKDEIDPSTYSFTTALKALQARAAYNSWECSSPDGFALNSKWNEAERYICNPLSGEVPLECLSAKTLSGRSFRNSVNRIAMSAPLVYSSRHIPTKSSAYTQEEVALQFPNPEKKKEGMTRDVGTQSTPRYLSSSSPSPASTPSIMERSKPQAEDSPNSNAKTKSEEEVEVKDEEIWETKETEREKKEWRKREEQLCKQQSGCFWWMRKKEKAERERERQRRNNMFLTHFKGSKR is encoded by the exons ATGGCCACAACTGAACCACTTCCTTATAGTTCAAGAAGAAGAGACGAATCAGAGTTCAATTTGAGAGAATGGAACGTGAAAGCTCGAATCAGCCGTGAGAACACCAACTCCAGAAGGTACTCAGGATCTTACATGAGAAGCTTTAGAGAAGACACAAGGTCATTTAGATCAAACATAGCCATTTCCAGTACTGCTTCTTCACCCGGATACCCCTTAAAAG ATGAAATAGACCCTTCAACATATTCTTTCACTACTGCTCTTAAAG CATTACAAGCAAGGGCAGCCTATAACAGTTGGGAATGCTCATCCCCAGATGGGTTTGCTTTGAATTCCAAGTGGAATGAAGCAGAAAGGTATATATGCAACCCTCTTTCAGGGGAGGTACCATTGGAGTGTTTGTCTGCAAAAACTCTTAGTGGAAGATCTTTCAGAAACTCAGTAAACAGAATTGCCATGTCTGCTCCTTTAGTTTATTCCTCCAGACACATTCCAACAAAGTCATCAGCTTACACTCAAGAAGAAGTGGCTCTTCAATTTCCCAATCCAG aaaagaagaaagagggcATGACAAGAGATGTGGGTACTCAAAGCACACCTCGTTATCTCAGTTCAAGCAGTCCCAGCCCTGCTTCAACTCCATCCATCATGGAGAGATCAAAACCTCAAGCTGAAGACTCACCTAACtcaaatgcaaaaacaaaatctgaGGAAGAG GTGgaagtgaaagatgaagaaatatGGGAGACAAAAGaaacagaaagagaaaagaaggaatGGAGGAAGAGAGAGGAACAACTTTGCAAACAACAAAGTGGTTGCTTTTGGtggatgagaaagaaagaaaaggcagagagagaaagagaaagacaGAGAAGGAATAACATGTTTCTCACTCACTTCAAAGGTAGCAAGAGATAA
- the LOC106758637 gene encoding DNA-directed RNA polymerases I and III subunit RPAC2, which translates to MEYGSSSDPSQSTFSIIDEDHTLANSVRFTLNQDPRVAFCGYSIPHPSENRVNIRVQTTGDPASEALKDACQDLMLICRHVRSTFDKAVSEFKKQQG; encoded by the exons ATGGAATACGGTTCATCCTCTGATCCGAGTCAGTCTACATTTTCTATCATAGATGAGGATCATACCTTGGCAAACTCTGTCAGATTTACCTTAAATCAAGA CCCAAGAGTGGCATTTTGTGGGTACAGCATTCCTCATCCTTCAGAGAATCGTGTTAACATCAGAGTCCAGACAACAG GGGATCCAGCGTCCGAGGCATTAAAAGATGCATGTCAAGATCTGATGCTTATCTGCCGGCATGTTAGAAGCACTTTTGATAAGGCAGTCAGTGAATTTAAAAAACAGCAAGGCTAG
- the LOC106758636 gene encoding uncharacterized protein LOC106758636 — protein MPISSPKQPFLVIITIIVFFLLGPRAVPVVARDAHVINFRSSNLYPESLAWDPLMQHFLLGSLRQRVITAVSDSGIAETYISDTDLPADASILGLAVDTTRNRLLAVVHSYPPLPPFNALAAYDLRSRRRLFLSPLPSEGIDAANDVAVDYNGNAFVTNSGGNFIWKVTTDGSASIFSKSPKYLAERNSPSDDDDDSPHNYLGLNGIAYVSKGYLLVVQSSTGKVFKVDAEDGTARKVLLKEELIGAEDIALRSDGMAAVVAPMKELWLLKSMDSWSEGAVYDKAEVNVQRFPTSVVVGDKDRVYVLYGHVDEGKKGDSGRESFGIAELRSKRENEDESVWIFVLIGLGFVYFVFWKYQMARLLKKMNKLN, from the coding sequence ATGCCAATCTCATCACCCAAACAACCCTTCCTCGTAATCATCACAATCATTGTCTTCTTCTTACTGGGCCCACGTGCAGTCCCAGTCGTCGCTCGGGATGCCCACGTCATCAATTTCCGGTCATCGAATCTCTACCCGGAATCCCTCGCATGGGATCCCCTCATGCAACACTTCCTCCTCGGATCCCTCCGACAACGAGTCATAACCGCCGTCTCGGACTCTGGAATTGCCGAAACCTACATCTCCGACACCGACCTTCCTGCAGACGCCTCCATTCTCGGCCTCGCCGTCGATACTACGCGCAACCGCCTCCTCGCCGTCGTACACTCGTACCCTCCCCTTCCTCCGTTCAACGCCCTCGCCGCCTACGACCTCCGGTCCCGCCGCCGCCTCTTCCTCAGTCCCCTCCCCTCCGAAGGCATCGACGCCGCCAACGATGTCGCTGTCGATTACAATGGCAACGCCTTTGTCACCAACTCCGGCGGAAACTTCATCTGGAAGGTCACCACCGACGGTTCCGCCTCGATTTTCTCTAAATCGCCGAAGTACTTGGCGGAGAGAAACAGTCCGTCGGACGACGACGACGACTCACCTCACAATTACCTAGGGCTGAACGGAATAGCTTACGTGAGCAAGGGTTACCTCTTAGTGGTGCAATCGAGCACTGGGAAGGTTTTCAAGGTGGACGCGGAAGACGGGACGGCGAGGAAGGTTTTGTTAAAGGAGGAGCTGATCGGCGCTGAAGACATCGCGTTGAGGAGCGACGGGATGGCGGCAGTTGTGGCGCCGATGAAGGAGCTGTGGTTGTTGAAGAGCATGGATAGTTGGTCGGAGGGAGCGGTGTACGACAAGGCGGAGGTGAATGTGCAGCGTTTTCCGACATCGGTGGTGGTGGGAGATAAAGACAGGGTGTATGTGTTGTACGGACACGTGGATGAAGGGAAGAAGGGGGATTCGGGGAGAGAGAGTTTTGGGATTGCTGAGTTGCGATCGAAAAGAGAGAATGAAGACGAGAGTGTTTGGATTTTCGTTCTTATTGGTTTGGGTTtcgtttattttgtgttttggaaGTACCAGATGGCTCGCCTTCTCAAGAAGATGAACAAGCtcaattga
- the LOC106758718 gene encoding 60S ribosomal protein L30: protein MVAAKKTKKTHESINNRLALVMKSGKYTLGYKTVLKSLRSSKGKLIIIANNCPPLRKSEIEYYAMLAKVGVHHYNGNNVDLGTACGKYYRVCCLSIIDPGDSDIIKTLPGEL from the exons ATGGTTGCCGCCAAGAAGACC AAGAAGACCCATGAGAGCATCAACAACAGGCTCGCTCTTGTCATGAAGAGTGGCAAGTACACCCTTGGTTACAAGACCGTTCTTAAATCGCTCAGGAGCTCCAAAG GAAAACTGATTATCATTGCCAACAACTGCCCTCCTTTGAGGAAGTCCGAGATAGAATACTATGCTATGTTAGCAAAGGTCGGAGTTCATCACTACAATGGGA acAATGTTGATTTGGGAACTGCATGCGGCAAATATTACAGAGTGTGCTGTCTCAGCATTATTGATCCTG GTGATTCTGATATCATCAAGACACTGCCTGGTGAACTATAA
- the LOC106759578 gene encoding N-alpha-acetyltransferase MAK3 translates to MLAILDPFVVGKKWGHKGAEEEEEMENVEFEASEIEYVSYGGEHHLPLIMNLVDQELSEPYSIFTYRYFVYLWPQLSFLAFHKGKCVGTVVCKMGEHRNTFRGYIAMLVVIKPYRGRGIATELVTRSIKVMMESGCEEVTLEAEVTNKGALALYGRLGFIRAKRLFHYYLNGVDAFRLKLLFPRSELHPSLPLMADKYESQMQSDQGDTPFK, encoded by the exons ATGTTGGCCATTTTAGATCCTTTTGTGGTGGGCAAGAAATGGGGGCACAAAGGtgctgaagaagaagaagaaatggagaACGTGGAATTCGAGGCATCGGAGATTGAGTACGTTAGCTATGGCGGCGAGCATCACCTTCCTCTGATAATGAACCTGGTGGACCAAGAGCTCAGCGAACCTTACTCCATCTTCACGTACCGTTACTTCGTCTATCTATGGCCTCAGCTTTCTTTCCTG GCGTTCCACAAGGGTAAATGCGTGGGTACGGTGGTATGTAAGATGGGGGAACACCGCAACACTTTCAGAGGCTACATTGCCATGCTGGTTGTCATCAAGCCTTATAGAGGAAGAGGCATTG CTACAGAGCTTGTAACTAGGTCTATCAAGGTGATGATGGAATCAGGTTGTGAAGAG GTTACACTGGAAGCGGAGGTGACAAATAAAGGAGCACTGGCACTGTATGGTCGCCTTGGCTTTATTAGAGCTAAACGGCTCTTTCACTACTATTTGAATGGTGTTGATGCTTTCCGTTTGAAACTTTTATTTCCCCGCTCGGAGTTGCACCCATCTCTTCCTTTGATGGCAGATAAATATGAGAGCCAAATGCAGAGTGACCAAGGTGATACACcatttaaataa